A single region of the Kwoniella botswanensis chromosome 1, complete sequence genome encodes:
- a CDS encoding 40S ribosomal protein S9: protein MVSAPRKQSKTYKVPKRPYEAARLDAELKLAGEYGLRNKREIWRIQLTLSKIRRAARELLKLDDKDPKRLFEGNALIRRLVRIGVLDDTRMRLDYVLALKTEDFLERRLQTQVFKLGLAKSVHHARVLIRQRHIRVGKQIVNVPSFVVRLDSQKHIDFALNSPYGGGRAGRVKRKRAKAAAGGDGEAEEEDDE from the exons ATGGTCTC TGCTCCAAGAAAGCAATCAAAGACCTACAAGGTCCCAAAACGACCCTACGAGGCCGCTCGTCTCGACGCTGAGCTTAAG CTCGCTGGTGAATACGGTCTCCGAAACAAACGAGAGATCTGGAGAATTCAACTTACCctttccaag ATCCGACGAGCTGCTCGAGAACTCCTCAAGCTCGATGACAAAGACCCCAAGAGACTTTTCGAGGGTAACGCCTTGATCAGACGACTTGTCCGAATCGGTGTGCTCGATGACACCAGAATGAGACTCGATTACGTGTTGGCTCTTAAGACTGAGGATTTCTTGGAGAGACGTTTACAAACTCAAGTTTTCAAACTTGG TCTCGCTAAATCCGTCCACCACGCCCGAGTTTTGATCAGACAACGACACATCCGAGTTGGTAAACAAATCGTTAACGTCCCTTCATTCGTTGTCAGACTTGACTCTCAAAA ACACATCGACTTCGCCCTCAACTCTCCTTACGGTGGTGGACGAGCTGGTCgagtaaagagaaagagagcCAAGGCCGCTgctggtggtgatggtgaagccgaggaggaggatgacgagTAA
- a CDS encoding 50S ribosomal protein L3, giving the protein MRSILQLRTFQKPFARGLATVAEIVEPIASSSTSSNPVGKWTPHTLRTGLIARKRGMTALWDQDGRRWPVTVLQVDANQVIRHNPPPSTSPFHTLQIGASKRPEKTTPAQQLGHFKKAGVEPKYRLKEYQVSDDGVLAVGTELNAGHFVPGQYVDVQGTSIGKGFQGVMKRYGFRGLKASHGVSVKHRSGGSIGQNQDPGRVIPNKKMPGHMGTSTVTTQNLLVHKIDTVLNLVYVRGAVPGSDDSFISIRDSKKALISKSKLSLKKGNSEDQWLGNNLTSLPTPAGTKDRVQREGWPEVVEWRGEGWSEK; this is encoded by the exons ATGCGATCTATACTTCAGCTACGCACTTTCCAAAAACCTTTCGCACGAGGACTCGCTACGGTCGCCGAAATAGTTGAACCAATAGCCTCAAGCTCGACCTCTTCTAATCCAGTTGGAAAATGGACACCTCATACGCTTAGGACAGGTTTGATAGCTAGGAAAAGAGGTATGACCGCTTTGTGGGATCaggatggaaggagatggcCCGTGACCGTGTTGCAG GTTGATGCCAACCAAGTTATCCGACATAATCCACCtccctcaacctcaccatTCCACACCCTCCAAATCGGAGCTTCCAAACGTCCCGAGAAAACTACCCCTGCCCAACAATTGGGTCATTTCAAGAAAGCAGGCGTGGAACCGAAATACAGATTGAAGGAGTATCAAGTTTCAGACGATGGTGTTTTGGCTGTGGGGACCGAATTGAATGCGGGACATTTTGTTCCTGGGCAGTATGTCGATGTGCAGGGTACATC CATCGGCAAAGGTTTCCAAGGTGTGATGAAACGATATGGATTCAGAGGTCTGAAAGCTTCTCATGGTGTTTCAGTCAAGCATCGATCAGGAGGTTCCATTGGTCAGAATCAG GATCCAGGTCGAGTCATCCCCAATAAGAAAATGCCCGGTCATATGGGCACATCAACCGTGACGACTCAAAACCTCCTCGTACACAAGATTGACACAGTCCTTAATCTCGTATACGTGAGGGGTGCAGTGCCAGGATCAGATGATAgtttcatctccatcaggGATTCAAAGAAAGCTTTGATTTCGAAGTCTAAGTTGAGTTTGAAGAAAGGTAATTCAGAAGATCAATGGTTAGGTAACAACCTTACTAGTTTACCTACTCCTGCTGGTACTAAGGATAGGGTCCAGCGGGAAGGTTGGCCTGAGGTTGTGGAGTggagaggtgaaggatggaGTGAGAAGTAA